GAGCAGCGATGTCTTGTGACTTTGGATCTGGATTTTGCCGATGTTACACGTTTCCCACCGGAGAAATCGGGAGGTATTATCGTCATCCGGGTTCCTAAGAATCCCAGTCTTGCCCTGCTTGAACAACTAATTCATCAATTCCTGAAATCACTCACTCAAATGTCTATAGGCAATAACCT
Above is a window of Thermodesulfovibrionales bacterium DNA encoding:
- a CDS encoding DUF5615 family PIN-like protein → MKFKLDENFGRRTQQIFLAGGHDVLTVRDQELQSCADDRLYEVCCSEQRCLVTLDLDFADVTRFPPEKSGGIIVIRVPKNPSLALLEQLIHQFLKSLTQMSIGNNL